The DNA segment GAAACAGCGAGGGGAGATGGTGGGCTTCCCTCCCCACGTCCGAGTTCGGTCTCCGTTTTCCACTCGCCGTTGGTTTAaaaacggggtggggggtggggtgagctggATCGAGGCTTCCTGCTCCGGATCTTGTTAGAGGACGCGATACCCCTTTTACATAGAATCCCGCGGCAAAGCCAGCTCAAAGAGGGTATCTATAAAGAGCCACGATTCCGGGACTTTTCAGCCGCGCGCCAGGCGACCTAGGAGGCTTTGGAAAGACCAAAGGCTTCCACTCAGACCGGCCATTCATCCACAACGGGGATCTCTCTATACCTGCGCAGAGAAGCAACTTTTAAGGAACTCGTTTGAAGGCATCCCTCGCGTTCAAAACAGGCAGGCTGAAATCTCCTGGCTGGAGCTATTTAAATAGTCAGATTTCTTTCTATGGGATATGCTTGTTTTGGGAgggtttttttcttctgtttttaagcTGGTTGCCTTTCTTCCTTTAGCCCCGGGCTAGATTTTCCTCGCCACTACTATACGATCCCTTTTGAACATTTCAGGCAATAGCAGGACTAAGGTTCTAACTTGGCACCTGGGTCATCCGAAGTATAATTATCTGGCATTCTTGGCCCCGCCATCCCGTTGAtggcattaaaacacacacacacacacacacacacacacacacacacggataaaTCGTGGTGAGATCTGGGGCCTGCCAATCTCTTTGCATTTGTAAATTCCCCTTATTTCAGCGAAACACCCTTTCATACTAGCGCACTGAGGATCGCAGACGGGCGCCCTTACCCAAAGGATTTAAGAAACACacgattccccacccccttcccaatAACCTACACCGAAATTAATGAGCTCATTCCCACTTTCGTGATGTCAGAGTGTAAATATGGTGAAATACTTGCTGCGGATCCCACCGAAGTCACTTGAGTTTCAGTCCAGACACACACGCAGGATGACCTGAGTTCTGGATTGGACTATATGACATTTTAACGTTGTCCAATTTTCTCTTGAGATTGCCTGTAACCCCAACACCCATCTcaacccccccccgccccccgctttgcTGGACTTTTTAAATTTACTTTCCATAACATTTGGGCGTGAAGGAAGGAGTCGAAATTGGTCGCTTTACGACGAGAGCTAATCCTTTAAAAGACAagcgggatttttttttaattgaaaaaaaaaacttcaaatgGGTCGGTGGGTGAAGGCAAGGCAAGGCGGCTTTGAAAAGAGTTGTCCATTGTCTTTACGCTGCCcgattagatttttaaaaaaccaattaaagGCACAATAAATAAATGACCACTTTATAGTTTAGCAGCCAGAATGTTATATTGTTTtgcaggatgatgatgataacccCAAAACATCAAACGCAGGGAATAAAGGCAgattaaagaaaacacacacacacacactcctgtctTCTTGGATGCATACAGCTGCCAGCGTTCCTAATCTGTCCACACACTTCCACCCACATGGGCTGCAGAGAGAAATAGGTGGGATTTTTGCATAATTAATAGGgcctaataataattttagccATATGCAAGCTCCATCTACGAGTTTATATTTATACCCAATTTATTTCTAGCTTGTGTGGCATCTGGTCGTAAGCATAAAAGCAACGCACTTTATACTgtctcaagtgtgtgtgtgtgtgagagagagagagagagagagagagagagagagagagagaattagagagagaaatagagagagaaataGTACACAAAATACGGGGAATGTATATGAATTCACCCCCTTAGTAACTCCAACTGAAGGAGAGAGTCCTCATCTAATTGCTCTAGTGACACAAAGTCTGGGTTTTTTGTTCTTGGTTTTTGTTGCTACCCGGACAAAGTGattaaaatataattttgtgtgtgtgtgtgtatgtgtgtgttcccGACAAGTTACAACGGAGAAGGCAGGATATATTTCGACTTATATTTAAATGAATGTGATaatcagggtttttaaaaataaaaaataaaaaataaaagtgttcCATCAAATAgcttttattaataatattaaaggGATGCTGGAGAAACCATGAAAGGGAAAACTTAAAAGCTTTTGGAAACAAGCCTTCCCTTCCCGATTTCCATGTAGACTCCACTGTGCATCCTCTGTACCTTTCGAAATAAATCACACCGCAGCGTAATAGATTTAAAATacgccagatttttttttaatcattaatTGAGAACGTGAAAAATACCTGCTGGTACTTCACTTTAGAAGAGTGTAATTGGTAAAAATAGGAGGTTGATGAATAGATAATAGATCCTTAACTACCAATAAACAGTAAGCAGCAGCCAGCAGTACTAGGATGTGATCATAATTATTCGACCGCAGCAGCCAATGGGAGCGGGAGGACTCGGCCCTAAAAATCGTCCCCAAACGCCGCGGTAATCTCGAAAATGCGGACAAGGCCGGATTCGCCGCCCGTCCCTCTGCCGGAGTCCCAGCTTTGTCTACAACACCTACCCTCCTCCCTCGTCATCATGCTGCCCTGGAGATCAGCAGAAGGCGGCGAGCCACACCcccgctcccccccacccccgccaaaaAGGTGTTTGGGGTTTCGCTTTTCTCTGGGCGCAGAAAACTCCTGGAGGTTTCCTGGGCGAAAACAGCTCCAGTAAGTCGACGGCTTCCTGCTCTGTAGGGCGGTTCTGAGGAAAGGGGGAAGCGAGCCACCCCATGGCTGAAGATCAGCTCGGGGCACCTAAACAGAACCGACAGAGAGGGCGGACTCGAAAGGCGCTGGGAGAAGGAGAGGACAGCAGGCGGTAGACATTTGCCACCACTTCCAGCACCGAGAGAAAATCCTCGCCACAATTCTTCAGTTGGGCTGTTTGGGGAAAGCCAGATTTCCTCGCCAGCTCAGGCGAGCGAGCTCGGTGTTGAACCCCAAGGAAGAGTcgtcgtcttcctcctcctcctcctcctcccccccgctCCCTCCCCCCCGTCAAAGTTGTGAAACCTCCCACGCTCCTACCTGCATCCTGGAGGGATTTCGACTCCGCTCACACGGGTGGGACCTCTGGCAGGCTTCGTCTGCTACGTCTgctgcgtctctctctctctctctctcactttccccccctctctcttctctcttgtgactttcaccccccccccctttccttcccgtTCTCGCCCGGCACAGAGCGGTGGAGTCCATTCCAGTCCGGGCCCGGATCCATCCCTCCAGGATCGCGCCGGCCACAAGTTCGCCTCTCCCCTCTGACGCACTTTAAAGAGTCTCCCCCTTCCACCTCCGGGCGAGTAATAGCGACCAATCATCAAGCCATTTACCAGGCTTCAGAGGAAGCTGTTTATGTGATCCTCGGCACTAATTAGGCTCATGAACTAACAAATCGTTTGCACCACTCTGGGCAAAGGGACCCGATCGcaagctcgctcgctcgctcgcgctCTCGCCTCGTTCTCGCTGGATTGCCGCTGGACCTCGCCGGGGCCGCCTTGGGCGCTGCACAAAAAAGGACAAGACGGAGGTgcgggagggaagggaggaggaggcggaggaggagaagaagggggcCAAAAGAAGAAAGGCAGAACTTCGCCCAGCAACTTTTTCTCTTCCCCACTTCGCTTTCCCGTCGGGCGGATGAAGTGAGCGCAGAGCTTTGCAGGGCGCTCGCCTCTCCATGTGGCCGCACggctctcttgctgctgccgctgccaccgcgGGCGGCTGCCCGGCTGCCAGACTCTGGATCTAGGCGGGCCCGGCGCCCCGATCGTCTCTGCCGGACCTCGACGCCTCCGAGGAGGAGCCGCGGGCGCAGCGGAGGGCGCGCCCGCCGCCCGGAGGCCCCGGTGCCGGGCGCTTGGCCGCCAGGATGTTTCAACCGGCGCCGAAGCGCTGCTTCACCATCGAGTCTCTGGTGGCCAAAGACAGCCCTGCGTTGCCCGCCTCCCGCGCCGAGGATCCCATCCGGCCGGCGGCGCTGAGCTATGCCAACGCAAGCCCCATGAACCCTTTCCTCAACGGCTTCCACTCGGGCGGCCGCGGCGTCTACTCCAACCCGGACTTGGTCTTCGCAGAGGCCGTCTCGCACCCGCCCAATCCGGCCGCCGTCCCGGTGCACCCGGTGCCTCCGCCTCACGCCCTGGCCGCGCACCCGCTGCCGGCCTCGCACTCCCCGCACCCGCTCTTTGCGTCGCAGCAAAGGGACCCCTCTACTTTCTACCCCTGGCTAATACACCGATACAGATATCTGGGTCATCGGTTCCAAGGTAAGGGCCGGACGGAGGGGGTTGCCCCACCCCCTCAGCTGCTGGATTTCCTATTGCACAtattggagggagggaaaagggtcGGGAAGACCCGGAAAAGTGCAGAAATCTCTCCGACCAAGGCAGAGAAAATGGGAAAGGAAATGTCTCTTTTTCCAAAGGCCGTTTGTCTAGGCGACGCAACGAAAAGAGAGTTGAGGATGGGCGTGGAGGGGTGTCTgtgtggggctgggggagggggcagaaattCTGAACCTCTTAGTTCCGTTGCAAAGGCGACTATTTGCAGAGGAAGCGAATTCGAGTTTGTGCTCTTTTTTAGAATGTTATTAACTTGAGCGATTGTCGGAAGGGTTGGGATCAAGGGGCAGGCAGTGTaaccctccctcagtttggtctaATGGATTCCCTCCGCAGTCTCCCTGATCCCCTTCAGGAGGATCGTTATGGAACGAGGGGCTTCAGGAGTGAGTCGGTCTCTGCAGCCCGTTccttgaaactttttttaaaaatcaatcttCCCTAAAGAGTGAGTTCAAGAGGACAACCCCCCTCCAGTGAATTAGCAACCGAAGGTCTTGTGAGAAAAATAAGAACCGAAAGGCAGGTAGAGAGAcaacagggggaaaggggggttgaCAATACTAAAAGCAGGAGTTGGCGGGGCAGAAACGATTCTCTTTATGACTTTAAAATGATTTAAAGAAAAACCTCGCAGGTAAATTTCTCCTTTTAACCTCCCAACCAAAGTCGACTTCAGCGGAGAAATGTGGAGTCAAGTCAAAGAGCGAAGCTTTCTTTGAGAGGCTCCCAAGACAGCCCAAAACAAGGCTAAATTGCAGAGTTAATggtggtttaatttttttaaaagaaaaatgggctCCCCTTTTATTTCTTGGGAACAAAACCGATCGCCGTTCCAAGGCACTTCCGAAGCTGCCATCTCATTCACGCTCCAGTGAAACTTTACTGGGAAAGAACGCTCAGTTTGAAGTCAATGACTCCTAAATTCTcagtggtttttgttttaaaagggatCGCACTGGAATATTtccccaattttttattttattttttgcctctcCCATAAGCCCACCCCGACCATCTTCCAGAAAAAAAGAATAACGAAAACAAGGCAAGAATTGGAAAAAGATTTTGTACAGAAATAACTTTCTTCCTTTCACTTTTCCATGGTTTACACGGACAAACTAACAGGAGAGAGAGCACAAACGGGCAGGGCTAGAATATTGCTttcgtgtgtcccccccccccccatgcaggagagagaaagagaggagagagagagagcgcaagccGTTTGTCTTCGGGAAGCCAAACGTTATAAAAACGAGTTTGAAGGGTGATAAGGAAGTGTGGCCCGCACTCAGTCAAAGGAGACCCTCCTACCTGCCTCTTACCCCACAGTTGTCCTGCTAAGACCTGGAGCTTCTGGGGACCCAGAAACCGAGTTTGTTTGTATCCCACTAGTCTTACTAACTTCCTTGCTAAGTCCCCCCCCAATCAATTAAATTTACAAAGTGCAATAAGGAGTAACCAAAGGGGTTGGGAATCCATGCAAGCACCTCTTTTGAAATGGAATGGTTTCCAAGAATAGGGGacggagaggggggagggaagggagggagagagtcgATTAGGGTTATTAGTATTATCGTTATAACCTCTCGGTGGGAAATGAGGGGTTTCGTTCACCCAGTCATTTCCCCCGCTGTCGTGAGCAGCTTTCTGAAGGAGGCTCCATCGCAAAGGAGGGATTTGCCTGCCTTGTTATTGTGGCCCCGCGTCGGATGAAACGACCGAGGCGCAAAAATAGGTAGAGCGATTGTGGGGATGGCGGGTGTCTCTGCAAAAAGCCTGGCGAGGAAACTCTTCCAGCAATTGACAGATGACAAACGCGGCGGCTCTGTGGGCATTGGAAAGAGAGCCCCCGCCCTCTTCTTCTCCCATTTTCAGCCCCCATTCCCATTTAAAAGGATGAGTCTGGATCTTTTTGCTTTGTCAGATGTTCGCCAAAGCAGCTCTTTCTGCTGGAACTTTTCAAGGCAGTTGAAGGTGGCGACTTTATACCTGGTGCAGGTCTTCGAAAAGATGGTTCTTGtgcggatttttattttatttttaagtaactACCTGCATGTAAAAGGCGGTGTCAGAATAGGATGATAGGAAACTCCTTGGATGAAGAGGGGGGTGCCATTTTTCGAAATTGGGGTTTCCTAGAAGATGGTTGCGAATTCTCCTCCTTAGCTCGCTGAATGTTGGCGAGATTAATTTCTTGTGAAATAATTAGTTGCTTTCTTGTATTGAGGGGGCTCTTTCCCCCTTAATCGGAAGTCagctgtcccccctcccccttgcacaCCTACCCCCCTCACGCGTTCATTCAAATACccagagtttttgttttttaaaaaagatatatgaAGCCGACCAATTGGCATTTCCTCTCCGTCGCTTTCTTCCCTGGGAGACATTCTCTGAGTGAATGTTAGTTTCGTTCTGATCTTGCAGGGTCTGCACCTTttgtctctctctcgctctctttccctcccccccccaaaaaaagtcagtCTGCTGGGTGAGAATTTAAGCACATGTTAAGTAGGGAAATCACTTCCAAGCAGAGGTGCCAAAGACAGAAAGGTTTAAAATAATGGGAAGACATTCCGCTTcaagttcccccctcccctccccccctccaccttcgATTAGAGATGCACAATGCTAATAAGTAGGCTTGCTTGGCTCATGAATGTCTTTTTTTTTGTGTCTCGGAATCCAGGCAATGAAACCAGCCCGGAGAGTTTCCTCTTGCACAATGCACTAGCCAGGAAGCCCAAACGGATCCGCACCGCCTTTTCCCCTTCCCAGTTACTGAGACTGGAGCACGCTTTTGAGAAAAATCACTACGTCGTAGGGGCCGAGAGGAAGCAACTGGCGCACAGCCTCAGTCTCACAGAAACTCAGGTGAGGTGCAGGAGGAGCGAGCGAGCGTCTCTACCCGGCAGGCCGCTCCGGCGCGCGCTCAAAGACAAGGCCCGGGCCTCTGAACAAACCCCCACCGCCCTGGGTTGAGTCTGCAAGGGCTGCGGGGGGCGGGAGAAGCCAGGTTCACGTGTAAGAAGATAGAGGTGTAGGCTAACGTGGGAATTCTAAACTCTGtccctgtgtgttggctgccgCGATTCTTTCTTTCCTCCGCATCACAAAAGCATTCTGGATCTTTTCCCAAAgatttgtcttgttttgtttcagaaagctCGTGGAGTCTTATTGGTATTGTTACTGTATTAGAAAAATGTATGTtatgtccattattattattattgtagatCTAGAGGCTACCTGTTTAAGCCAAAGTAACAGGATATTTCGCCCCAGCGGCATGAACAAGATTTTTATCAATCTTCTATCAAGGTAGTTTGGTTTAAATAGCTTCCGGATCGTACCGTTGGGATTATCCAGGGTCAAATTTAAAGGCGGAGAAATAAATTGCATTTCTAAATTGAACTCCATTTAATTAAAGAAAATGAGGAGTTTTGAAATATTTAATGTGTGTTTATCGCTGAGAACTATCCAATcgatttttggtttggtttggttttatagTTTGTGAAACTGCGCAGTGCAAAGGGAGCGTTTGCTTTGTTATTCGAGGAGCAGACTTGGTTTGGGAAATGGGTGCTGTTCGTTGTGTTTTTTTTCCTGAATGTAGGATTTAAACGATTTCAAACTATAGACAGAGAGACCTCAAGCGGAAAGTTgggagttctccccccccccgccttgttTACTTCTGAAATTGAAAGTAGGTTCCTCCATACAGTTAACTCCATATAGTTTAATCCATTCCCCCATTTACACCAAATTAACAATAATTAAACCCTTTCACAGTCCCAACCTGAATACATTCCGTTCCATTTCGGTAGAAGTAGACTCTGAGCGAAAGTGTTTCGAATACTTTCTAGTGACGTTCTATTGACCCAGCCCGACGTTAAATACTACGCATTTTAAATGTGTGATAAATATTTATCTACACACACTCACGTGTTCAGTTTGATGAAGCGGGCTTGAGTCCAGGAAAGCTTATGCCCCAACAACCGTGTTAGCCGCAAAGTTCTTTGCGTGTTAACTGGGCGCCCCCAAAAACCCCTGCATTTTTGCATCAGAGCAACAAAACCGCTTTAAAACCCCCGTCTTTAACTGTGCTGCGGACCGGGCGGTTTATTTCCCGGGGGCTGGCAATATTGGTCGTtgtctccccccttttcttttttgaagcccTTCCCTGCCAACGGCGTATGTCCCGCTGAGCCTCCAGCAAATTGTGCCAGTGAAATAGAATGATaaggtttggggagggaggggggaggccacATCAAAAAGCTGGTGCGGAGGGCGATCCGGCGATGGGAAGAATGGCGTTGTTTGACAGTCGCCCAGATGAGACTTGCGCTCGTTTCTTGGAGAGTGTGCCAGGCAGAAAGATCAATTGTGTGAACCTTGCAGTGTGTGCGCGCGCGAGATCAGATCAAATTAATCTGTTCGACTGCCCAGCTGCCTTGCTGTATATATGTGCGTACGTTTCAAACCAGATGGTTGGTTTGGCTGCTCGGGTTTTTTGTTTAGGATGCATGCCGTCGttcttcttttctgtttgtttgtttgcttgaggggctccgtctctggcctcccccccccccacttttcaaaTATCTCGATTTTCAGAGGCTTTTGTTACTGCTCTCCTCCCTTAACAGAAGTTCGATGGCCTTTTCCAAACgcttttctctctttccaagACGCCGGGGCTATTTCGAAAGGAATGTTCTCTCCGGGGCTCTGCATTTCAAGGAAGCGAAGAGGGGGGAGCAAGgcagagaagaaggaaaaatagGCGCAGCTTAGTTCAAAGTTCCCAGTAAACAGTAACGTTCTTTGGTCGGATTAAGTTGTAACACTTTCGGCCCCcccttcattctctctctctctcccccccctgtccccttttcctgcctttcttTGGGGGCGCCTTAAAGAGGGCCGGGCCTTTTGTTTTAAAGATGTCTCCCCTAACAAAACCCCCAGTAAATGGGTCGCCCCTTTGATGAGGTTCGCCGAACAAGGGCCTGGTCACAGCCTGATTTCCACTGGCAAAGGCCGTATTTAAGGTGGTCTTTGTCCCGCTTGATTCCGAAGCTGGTCGGGGTCTATTGTGGCCGTGTCAGGCCTCCAGCCCCCGACAAAACGAGCGCCCCTTTGGAGACCAGGCGTGGAGAAATGAACCGTCGTCCCCTTCAATTAGCAAACTGAAAAGCGAATTAAACTCGCCCTTGTATATCCCCCCGCTCAGCTATTTTAAAtgggaggctttttttttttttaagaatatgaaAATGCGGCCGAGatgtggggagagggaagggtgggGGGCGTCTGGCAGCGAAGGGCTTCTGAAGGGGCAGCGAAGCGGGTTAAAGGAGCTTATTAAAATGGTCCCGTTTTCGGATTTACGTCCTCCCCTCCCTTTACCGGCAGCGTCTTTATCAGGCATTTTCAGGCCGAATCAGAGCAgaaagtgcttaaaaaaaaaaaaaaaaaaaaaaagccgaaCAGTGTTTACCTTTGGCCGCAACGaggatcgtgtgtgtgtgtgtgtgtgtgtgtgtgtccctctctCTTTGGAGATAATTTCGGGATCAATAAGATCTGCAATTAAATGACTGACAGGGTCAGCTGGTTATGTTTAATTCAGATTTAGGCGAGCCAAAGCAAATTCGTAGGGGgcttcccttctcccttcttcccacccccttccccgAGATACTTGAAGGACTTCCCCATATGGCTTGCAACCCGGGCCGCTGTCACCGAAGCATCACCGGGAAATATGTCCTTCTTGCCCCTTTGATGACGAGGTAGGCAGGCTCGGGGTACAAAAGACACGTCGATTTAGAGCAGGCAAATTCGAACCTCCTACTTAATTAACGCAGCTCTTCAGCTTCCCccttttattatatttaattaaGGTTGaatagtccccccccctccacctttaAAACCTGAAACCGGGTTCAGCTCCTTAGGAAAATATATCCTTATTGTAGGTTTTAAAGACCAGTTTTACAGCCAGGAGTTTATAAATACGGACGTTAAATTTATATAAAACCGGTTATGAGATAAGTGGTGGTGAAGATTAAAAAAATGCAACCATCTCGGTTTGGTTAATTGCTTGATTTCGAATGGCTGCCGATGCGATTAATATTTGAGGGCGGTGAAGGGGGAAATGCCCTTAGAACTCTCAATGTCCTTCTCAATCCCACCGTTTGTAATGCAAAGTGCAGTTGACACGAGTATCAAGAGAGAGCTGCCTGGAGAGGAAATATGTGAGCTTGAGAGGAGAGACCGGGACACGGCATTCACACACGCACCATTCATAGGTGCACGGAATACACGTGTGAGAGCAAAGCGAGTCGGGGTACGTGCGGTGTTTCTAAAACGCATCTGTAGCAGATAGTATGGGCGAATGGGTTCACATCTGCAGAAAAAGTGTACATTGCAATGCATATATGTATAGGAGCATCGTGCAGACCTGACTGCCACAGAGTGGCAGATCACCCACATACAGATGCGgagagggggggggcgggacgCCACAAAATATTGTCCTTTCTGCTAGTAGATCACATGCACAACGTCTTTCTAAAGCCAGACAGACGGTCTAAATTTGAAGGCTGTATATAGAGACCTGCGTGCATATGGGAATGGGCACGGATTGCCCAGTGGGGCGATCTCAATTTCTGCTCACAATGGAAGTCAGTCTGGCTGAGTCCACGGGGCTCGTTTCCAAGCAAACTTATTTAGGATCGGAATGTAAGGCTATACAGTAAACAAGCGAACTTATCTGGCAGTAAAATCGCTTTTTAAGGCTAGGGGACTTGTTTCCGAGTGCAGCCTTTGGGCCTACGGGTTGACTGGGGTTATAAGGAAGATCAGACGTGCGCTGCCTATAAGTTGCAGATCCCCCAGGCATTAGGATGGGCTCTAATGACTACTCTGGAGTAAGTAAGTGGAGGAGCATAGACTCGGTGTTCTCCTGAGCTGAGCGGAAATACATCCACGGCGGAGACGCCGGCAGGATCTTCTGGGGTTCCAGATCGCGTGTAAACCTCTGCACACGAGGGCTGCCTGCACCTggggagggaaaagggagaggCTCCTTGTCTGGGCCGCGCCCCGCCTTCGCGTCTCCATAGTTACACTTCCGGCTCTCAGCGCGACGGGGCCACCGCGTGCAAAAAGAGAGGATCGCCATAGCTGTAGCCTCTGCTTCGGAGTAAAGCCAGATCTCCACTGTAGTCATTTGTTTACACTGAAATTCAAAATCCAGTTCCCCCCATTGCGATCCACAGCGGAGCTGAAGCGAGATGCTTGGATTTCCAATGCATCGGCACGATGATCCTAAACGATTTGTTGTCGTTTTTATCCTGGGACGTGAACCCTTATTGATTTCATATGGAATGTAATGCCACAAATGAGTTCAGAATCGGGGTGAAAAGCTGCAGTCCTAAGTTGAAATCAGTGGGGGCGCATTTCCAAGGGCTGCGCTCAAAGTGGGGGATTAGTCTTAAAACCCCAATTACTGCGGCTTAACTGAGTCCTAGGCGAGGCAGGAGGTGAGCTCCCGTGAAGTCAACGAGATTGCCTTTGATCCGGGCATTGTCTGTCTAAGCAACAGGAAGTCCCATTAATTTATATGGCGTTTACTTCCCAGTAAGCATGCAAAGCAGGCGAGAAACGCCACATCTCCTCCAGTCCCGCTATAGCCAGAGGATTCTCCGAATCTGAACAGAGCTGTGCTTAGTCCACGCGATTGCTTAACAGCAGACTGAACACAGCCCGGCCCCTTCCAAGCCAACAGCCATAGGATCGCACTGCGTGGCCACATGGCACTTCCAAGGAGAAGGTATCGAAGTCAGGGAGGGGAAATTAGGAAGCTTGGAGTGCCTGAcctaaatactttttttttaaaaaaaaaatctatttcaaaCCCGACCTTATGCCTAATTACTCAGAAGCAATTAGTTTGTTTTAGCGCTTTGCGTTTTATAATGAAGATTTTTaactgttgtaagccgccttgaattCCTGCTTGGGGAGAAAAGAGACAAATACATTAAATAATCATCACAATAACCCCTACTGAGTTCACGCGCAGAGGGTCGTTGTTGCCGGGTTAGTGGGTGCTGCTAGGGCGAGAACGTCCCACTGCTGCTATGCTGTGTTCATTTTACCCGAGACAGACATGTCTACCTGGTGTAAACCATCAGGAGACCTGTTTCCGAAGCGAGGCTTATTCTCTTTCTGCAGTGGACCCGGTAAAGGTGCAGAAACCGCCccttgtgttgtgtgtgtatgtgtgtgtgtgtgtgtgtgtcagagagagagagagagagagagagagagagagagagagagagagagagagagagagacccttagGCCACGCACATCCGCCGCCCGGGAGCTGACAGCCCTGCCTGTGTTGTTTCCCTTTCTGCAGGTAAAAGTTTGGTTTCAGAACCGAAGGACAAAGTTCAAGCGGCAGAAGTTAGAAGAGGAAGGCTCGGACTCCcaacaaaagaaaaaggggacTCATCATATTAACCGGTGGAGGATCGCCACCAAACAAGCCAGCccggaggagatcgacgtcacGTCGGACGATTAAATCATCTcccactttaaaaaacacacacaaataatagtaataataaaaagacgacgacgacgaagcggcggcggcggcaaaaCTCCCGGCTGGCACTTAACAGACTTTCCCACGAACAACTCAAGTGTTAAAGGCTCGCGACAACCGCAGGAAAGTGAGTGGCGCGGCCAGGGCGAGGGACAGCAAACCGGCTGGATCC comes from the Podarcis muralis chromosome 6, rPodMur119.hap1.1, whole genome shotgun sequence genome and includes:
- the EMX2 gene encoding homeobox protein EMX2, with the protein product MFQPAPKRCFTIESLVAKDSPALPASRAEDPIRPAALSYANASPMNPFLNGFHSGGRGVYSNPDLVFAEAVSHPPNPAAVPVHPVPPPHALAAHPLPASHSPHPLFASQQRDPSTFYPWLIHRYRYLGHRFQGNETSPESFLLHNALARKPKRIRTAFSPSQLLRLEHAFEKNHYVVGAERKQLAHSLSLTETQVKVWFQNRRTKFKRQKLEEEGSDSQQKKKGTHHINRWRIATKQASPEEIDVTSDD